A genomic stretch from Rubripirellula reticaptiva includes:
- a CDS encoding PP2C family protein-serine/threonine phosphatase translates to MPQQSSDSSVSHQRMQCMEVWGGNRQVDRYLATPGLEAWIYSQPHEQAPGGGDVYYISSCASGRITRILLADVSGHGVDASKLAVGLRELMRRNINIIQQKRFVAEMNQQFAELASNHQFATAVVCSFFSPTRRLTLCNAGHPEPLCLQQQDGQWTSISQPSEARELSDFPLGVIDEASYTQTVLTLSDGDLVLLFSDAFVESVDANGDILGADGLLSIIRGLESDQPDRFIPALNDAIRAENPSNLSDDDATVLLIRATGKRTSVKNNLLAPFRLLRPARDRTELST, encoded by the coding sequence ATGCCACAGCAATCGTCCGATTCGTCAGTATCTCATCAGCGCATGCAATGCATGGAGGTGTGGGGTGGAAACCGACAGGTCGATAGATACCTAGCGACACCAGGTCTAGAGGCTTGGATATACAGTCAGCCCCACGAGCAAGCGCCCGGTGGCGGTGATGTGTATTACATTTCTTCGTGCGCATCAGGCAGAATCACCCGAATTCTGCTTGCCGATGTCAGTGGTCATGGTGTGGATGCATCTAAATTGGCAGTAGGTTTGCGGGAACTGATGCGGCGAAATATCAACATCATTCAGCAAAAGCGTTTTGTTGCTGAAATGAACCAGCAGTTTGCTGAACTCGCTTCGAACCATCAGTTTGCCACGGCGGTGGTCTGTTCTTTTTTCTCTCCGACAAGACGACTCACCCTTTGTAACGCCGGTCATCCCGAACCTCTGTGTCTGCAGCAGCAGGACGGGCAGTGGACTTCCATTTCCCAACCATCGGAGGCCCGTGAATTGAGCGACTTTCCGCTCGGTGTGATCGATGAAGCAAGTTACACGCAGACTGTCCTGACGCTCTCAGACGGTGACTTGGTGTTGCTTTTCAGCGACGCGTTTGTCGAGTCGGTAGACGCCAATGGCGATATTTTGGGCGCTGACGGACTGCTGAGCATCATTCGAGGTCTTGAGTCCGACCAACCCGATCGTTTTATTCCCGCACTTAATGACGCGATCAGGGCAGAAAATCCAAGTAACTTGTCGGACGACGACGCGACTGTGCTACTGATTCGGGCGACTGGAAAGAGAACTTCGGTCAAGAACAACCTCTTGGCTCCCTTCCGCCTGCTCCGTCCTGCTCGGGACCGAACGGAGCTTTCAACCTAG